The Deinococcus sp. KSM4-11 sequence GACGGCTGCATCAAGGTCGTCCTCGATCCCTGGGCCTGAGCACCGCTCCGGTTCCGGTGGAGGGCACAGCACGCCTGGCGGTCAGATCGCGTGGCCCAAGGCTCCTTCCATCACGCTGGTCAGGTCGTCCACCAACCGCGCATCGATCCGGGGATGCGCGGCGGTTCGCATGACCTGACCGCCGATGAAGACCTCCAGCGCGAACCGGGGCTCCCCGCTCTCGTCGCTGATCAGACACAGCATGTCCAGACACAGCCCGTCGAGCCGGGCCAGTTGCACTCGGCTGGCGGGCGGCAGCAGGGAGGCCACCTGGGGAAGGGTGAGCGGAATCAGGGCCATGCCGTCAGGATGGTCTGCGCGCGCTCAACGGTGCCTGACAGCGGGGAACGGTGAAGGGGTGAGGGGAGGCCACCCCACCCACCCGGTGCGCTGGACACAGGTGAGTCCCCCTGGACGTCCAGAGGGGCTCACGCTCTGAGGGCGTTCAGAGCACCTGACGACGGAGATGCGGTTCAAGCCGGACGCTCAGCTCGGAGACGATGTCCGTTCCCAACTTCCGGTGTTCCCTGGTGATGACCACGTCGTCGTCGACGTGTCCGTGCAGGACGTACGTCACGCCGTCAGGCCGGTGGAGCCGGCGGCAGCTGAGCGTGGCGCCGAAGCGCAGGGCGCGCATGATGCCCTTGCCGTCATGCACCGAGAGCGCCAGGAGCACCTCGGTGAGTGGGACGGGCTCCTCGTACATCCTGGTACCGTACTGTCCTCCGTCACACCGGGGGCATCACACCAACGGTTGCTCAAGACACCGCGACGTCCATGAAGACTGCGTGATGGCCCTGAACTGGTCAGAGACGGGCGTGCGCGCGCTGTCGTGAGGACTGAGGCCCTTTAAGATGCCAGGAACATGACCATCAAGAGACTGGATCACGTCAGCGTCGTCGTGGACGACCTTCCTGCCGCCATCGACTTTTTCACCGCGCTCGGCATGACGCTTGGCGGACAGGGGCCAGTCGAGGGCCCGTGGGTGGATCGTGTGAACGGCATTGAACACGTCCAGGTCGACATCGTGATGATGCGAACCCCGGACGGACACGGGCAGGTTGAGCTGACGAAGTTTCGCCATCCGGAACTCGTCGCCAGCCAACCGGCCCATGCACCGCCGAACACGCTGGGCCTCCGGAGCATCATGTTTGCGGTCGAGAGTGTCGACGATACCGTGGCACGCCTGCGCGCCACTGGCGCCGAACTCCTGGGTGAGGTGGCCCAGTACGAGGACAAGTACCGACTCTGCTATGTGCGGGGTCCGGCGGGCATCATCGTCGCACTGGCAGAGGAACTCTTCTGAAGCATCATCAGGGTTACTGGGGCTCTCCGAACGTCCTTCCGGTTCAGGGTGCGTGATGCCACGTGTTCACCACTGCCTCCACCATCGCCACCTGGAGGCGCGCACTGAGTTCCCGACAGGCCTCTTAGGGAACGGCCAACGTGCGGGCCTCCAGGTGCTGGATGCTGCGCCGGAACAGGGCCGGATCATCCAAAATGGTGGCCACCGCATGCGCTCCCTGGACGCCCATGAACACGGCGTCTGGCTCGGACGTCCCCAGCGCGGCCACGCGCGCCGTGACTTCAGCCCGGTAGCACTCCACAATCTCCGCTGCCCGGCCCACGGCGGCCTCTCCCACAGCGCGCAGTTCGGTGGCCAGACTGCCGAACGGACAGCTGGTGGAGTGGCGCTCCTCGGCGTCGTGGAGAAGCCACTCGAAGTAAGCGGCGAGCCAGGGTCTCGGGGAAAGCGACTCCAGACGGGACAGGAGTGCCTGAAGTTCGCGCTCGCACTCGTCCAGCACGGCCAGCAGCAGGGCCTCACGGGACTTGAAGTAGTAGTAGAGGTTCCCCAGCGGCATTTCTGCGGCCTGGGCGACGTCTTTCAGGGTCGTGCGGCCAATCGACTGGCTGCGGTAGAGCCGCAAAGCGGCTTGAACGACGTGTTCGCGTTTTCCTGACATGGGCCGGCCCTCCTGAGGCCAAGATGTCATGAAGCCCCGCTGAGCCACAGGAGTGCCGCTTCCCCTATGGTCAGTCAGAAGGTTGACTGAGAACAGAACGTGTCGCCCCAGAGGGCGCGGCACAGGGGGCACCTATGAAGTACGGACAGATGACGGCACTCGTTCTGGTGATGACTGCCGGACTCGCACAGGCAGGGGGAGCCGGGATGCCGATGCAGCAGGGCCTGCTCGCCGTGAACGGCGCCCAGATTCACTACGTCTCCGAGGGTACGGGCACGCCAATCCTGCTGCTGCACGGCTATCCCCTGAGCGGCGAGCTGTTCTCCCGCAACCGCGACGCCCTGGCGGCCGCCGGTTACCGCGTGATCACCATCGACCACC is a genomic window containing:
- a CDS encoding VOC family protein, which encodes MTIKRLDHVSVVVDDLPAAIDFFTALGMTLGGQGPVEGPWVDRVNGIEHVQVDIVMMRTPDGHGQVELTKFRHPELVASQPAHAPPNTLGLRSIMFAVESVDDTVARLRATGAELLGEVAQYEDKYRLCYVRGPAGIIVALAEELF
- a CDS encoding TetR/AcrR family transcriptional regulator gives rise to the protein MSGKREHVVQAALRLYRSQSIGRTTLKDVAQAAEMPLGNLYYYFKSREALLLAVLDECERELQALLSRLESLSPRPWLAAYFEWLLHDAEERHSTSCPFGSLATELRAVGEAAVGRAAEIVECYRAEVTARVAALGTSEPDAVFMGVQGAHAVATILDDPALFRRSIQHLEARTLAVP